The genomic window ATTGCTTCTAAAATTGGCAAGCCAAAACCTTCATACAAGGAAGGGAAGACAAAAATTTCAGCGCCATTATAGAAACAAGCCCTCTCCTCTTCTCCTTTTAAATAACCTATTTGATGAATTTTGAATTTTGAATTTTGAATTTTGAATTTTAATTCTTGATAGCCAAAACCTGGCATTCCGATTAAAACTAAATTTAAATTTGAAAAGCGATGATTACCAACTAAAAATTGCAATGCTTCGAAAAGAGTTTTTAAACCCTTTTTTATTTCCAGACGACCAACAAATAAAAGATAGGGTTTTTTTATTTTATATTTCTCTAAGACCTTCTCAATTTTTTCCTGTCTTTCAATTGGTCTAAAAATTTTATCATTATAACCAAGATGGACAACTTCTATTTTTTTTGGATCGGCTCGATATAGATTAATTAATTCTTTCTTCGTAAAATGACTCGGTACTATAATTTTTGTCGCTCGGTTGACGGCGAAACGGTAATTTTTTCTTAAATAATATCGATAAAAAAAAGAGTAAGCCTGAGGATACCTTTCGTAACCAAGGTCATGAACAGTAATAACAGTTTTTTTTGGGAAAAAAATCGGCAGAGTGTGGCTGGGCACAAATAAAAGATCCGGTTGATTTTTAAACATCTCCCAGGAAAGACGAATTTTGGTCCAAAGATATTTGATTGGCCAGCGAAGAACTTTTTCCTGCCCATGATCTGGTAGCCGTGCTCATTTCCCTTGCAGTGGTTTATCTGTATATAAAAAAAAACTGGTTTTTGTCGCCGCTTGTTATTTTTTTTAACTCTTCAATCAGATAATAGGCATACCATTCGACGCCCGTTTTAATCTCACGATTAGCTCGCGAAGCATCAATACCAATGAGCATAATTTTTATTTTTGGTTTTTAATTTCAAAATTAGTCCCTCAACAATGACAAACCCATCACTGAAACTATTTTAGAGCCATAATACTTCTTTTGTAACTCTCTAGGTTGTCTAAAGCAATACCTGTTCCTTTGGCTACGCAAAGTTGTGGTTCGTCGGTCACATAAGCTGGCACCCCCGTCGCCTCGGTTAGAAGTTTATCAATCTTTCTCAATAAGGCTGAACCACCAGATAAAACCATTCCTTTATCCATAACATCAGCTGCCAATTCTGGTGGCGTCATGGCTAAAACTGATTTAACAGCATTAACAATTGCTTCAAGTTCATCTTGAATCGCTTCAGTAATATCGTCGGAGGTGATGGTTAAATTTCTTGGTAAACCCGTAATCATATCTCGTCCACGGATTTGGGTAACCAACTTTTTTTCCAGCGGTGTGGCAGCCCCTATCTTAATTTTTACCTCTTCGGCTGTTCTCTCACCGATGGCTAAATTATATTTCTTTCGAATATATTCCATAATCGCCGCATCGAATTTATTGCCAGCAACCTTGACACAAGCATTGGCAACAATCCCACCTAAGGAAATCACCGCCACTTCAGTTGTGCCGCCACCAATGTCAATAATCATATGGCCAGAGGCCGAACCAATAGGAATGTTAGCGCCAATAGCTGCGGCGATAGGTTCTTTTATAATAAAAGCTGCCCTCGCCCCAGCCGCTAAAGTGGCATCAATAACCGCTCTCCTTTCTGTTGAAGTAATACCCGCCGGCACCGCCACCATAACCTCTGGTTTAAAAAGACGAAAGGTGCCCAGTGCTTTATCAATAAAATATCTTAACATCGCTTCAGTAATTTTATAATCAGCAATCACCCCATCTTTCATTGGTTTTAAAGCAACAATCGTGTCGGGTGTCCGACCAACCATTTCTTTGGCATCATCGCCGACAGCCAAGACTCTTTTATCAATAGTGGAAATTGCCACCACTGATGGCTCGTTAATGACAATACCCCGGCCAGGCAAATAAACTAAAACTGTGGCTGTACCTAAATCAATGCCAATTTTTTTGGTAAAGAAGGGCATAACTGCTTTATTTAATAGTATAATTTTAATTTAAACTTGTCAATCTTTGCTAAAACTATTTATTAAAAAGCAAAATTTTCATAAAAAATTAATTCTTTTTGAATTTTGCTTTTTCGTTTTTAGTTTTGCCTTTTGAATTTTGAATTATGTTTTGATATATCTTCTCACCGCCAAAGAACTACTAATAACTGACAGACAAAGAGCGAAAATTAAAACGCCAAAAAAAGAATAAATAATTTCTTTTTGATAAATTAAAAATAAATTTTTATCAATCTCTAAAAATTTGCTGAGCGATGGTGAACTAAATTTAAAAATAAAAAGAAATAAAATTAAATTCATTAGCCAAGCACCAAGAGCATAAAAAATACTTTCGATAATAAAGGGCGTACGGGCAAAACCACTCGTTGCCCCAACTAACCGCATAATTTTAATCTCTTCTTCTCGGCTATAAATCGTTAGACGAATACTATTAAAGATAGCAATGACGGCGATAAAGGTAAAAATTGCCACAATCACCAGGCCAGTTAAAGCAATTTTTTGAGAAATGTTTTTCACGATAGCAATAATTTTTTGTGGTTGACGAAAATCTTTTTCCTGAATAAGTGAGTCAAATCGTGGATTGTTTACCGCCTCTAAAATTGCCGGGTAATCCTCAATTGTTTTTGCCCTGACGACCAAAATTCCACCTAAAGGATTTTCTTGAAGAATCTCTAAAGACTTAATAATCAATTCATCTTTTTTATGCTCCTCTTTGAATTTCTCTAAAGCTTCATCTGGCGAAATATAAATAACCTCTTTGGTCTGAGGTAAATTGGCTAAACTGGTTTTGAAATTTGCCAACTCCGATTCGTTTATTTTTGGTTTAAGATAAACATTAATATCAATTCTCTCCTGAAAATTCTTGATAACCGTCTCCAAAACTAATCTCAAGTTAAGAAAAAGGGTTAAAGAAAAGAGATTAAGACCGATAATAATCATCGTCACAAAAGAAAGCCAAAATTGGCGAAAAAAACTTTGCCAAGCCCAGCGTATCGAGCGAAAAAGAGTTGTCATATTTGAAAAATTAAAAATTTGAATTTTGAATTTTTAAAGTATATATCTTCCTCTCGGTTG from Patescibacteria group bacterium includes these protein-coding regions:
- a CDS encoding glycosyltransferase family 4 protein, whose product is MKYLWTKIRLSWEMFKNQPDLLFVPSHTLPIFFPKKTVITVHDLGYERYPQAYSFFYRYYLRKNYRFAVNRATKIIVPSHFTKKELINLYRADPKKIEVVHLGYNDKIFRPIERQEKIEKVLEKYKIKKPYLLFVGRLEIKKGLKTLFEALQFLVGNHRFSNLNLVLIGMPGFGYQELKFKIQNSKFKIHQIGYLKGEEERACFYNGAEIFVFPSLYEGFGLPILEAMACGCPVIASDIEPLKEVGDQSILFFQVGNVEGLAQNIKEVLENQDLKNQIIQKGFERVKNFSWQKCAQETIKILESL
- a CDS encoding rod shape-determining protein, which gives rise to MPFFTKKIGIDLGTATVLVYLPGRGIVINEPSVVAISTIDKRVLAVGDDAKEMVGRTPDTIVALKPMKDGVIADYKITEAMLRYFIDKALGTFRLFKPEVMVAVPAGITSTERRAVIDATLAAGARAAFIIKEPIAAAIGANIPIGSASGHMIIDIGGGTTEVAVISLGGIVANACVKVAGNKFDAAIMEYIRKKYNLAIGERTAEEVKIKIGAATPLEKKLVTQIRGRDMITGLPRNLTITSDDITEAIQDELEAIVNAVKSVLAMTPPELAADVMDKGMVLSGGSALLRKIDKLLTEATGVPAYVTDEPQLCVAKGTGIALDNLESYKRSIMALK
- a CDS encoding permease-like cell division protein FtsX, yielding MTTLFRSIRWAWQSFFRQFWLSFVTMIIIGLNLFSLTLFLNLRLVLETVIKNFQERIDINVYLKPKINESELANFKTSLANLPQTKEVIYISPDEALEKFKEEHKKDELIIKSLEILQENPLGGILVVRAKTIEDYPAILEAVNNPRFDSLIQEKDFRQPQKIIAIVKNISQKIALTGLVIVAIFTFIAVIAIFNSIRLTIYSREEEIKIMRLVGATSGFARTPFIIESIFYALGAWLMNLILFLFIFKFSSPSLSKFLEIDKNLFLIYQKEIIYSFFGVLIFALCLSVISSSLAVRRYIKT